The Deinococcus aquiradiocola genome contains a region encoding:
- a CDS encoding YbfB/YjiJ family MFS transporter, producing the protein MPESRPGRTPSVPAPLLTAAGLALGAAVALGFGRFSYALLLPPMRASLGWTYTQAGGMNTANGAGYLLGALLAPLLIGQLGARPAFLASMLFTALTLLVTALVTPFWALLALRGLTGLSGAVTFTAGGLLAAQAASRAPARQAGAVLTTFYAGASLGILLTGLGLPPLLARLGDAGWRSGWAVLGGVSLLALGAAWLASRGTGARGGPVGPGVRAAQLRPLLRSLLAYACSGLGYVAYTTFSVTYLRSQGASTAQVALFWTLLGFAGLVAPLLWSRLMSRVWGGRTMGLLMTIMALGAALPVLSAAPGVAFVSALLFGATCLSVVASTTALARQSLPPAVWGAGVATYTITFAAFQSLGPVLAGLLADGGAGGLRLGLGLSALVLLVGAGLAFSQRRAEPVD; encoded by the coding sequence ATGCCCGAATCCCGACCCGGCCGGACGCCTTCCGTTCCCGCGCCGCTCCTGACCGCTGCCGGACTGGCGCTCGGCGCGGCGGTCGCGCTGGGCTTCGGGCGGTTCAGTTACGCGCTGCTGCTGCCGCCCATGCGCGCGTCGCTGGGGTGGACGTACACGCAGGCGGGCGGCATGAACACCGCGAACGGTGCCGGGTACCTGCTCGGCGCGCTGCTCGCCCCCCTGCTGATCGGGCAGCTGGGGGCGCGGCCCGCCTTCCTGGCGTCCATGCTGTTCACGGCCCTGACGCTGCTCGTCACGGCGCTCGTCACGCCGTTCTGGGCGCTGCTGGCCCTGCGCGGCCTGACGGGCCTGAGCGGGGCGGTGACCTTCACGGCGGGCGGCCTGCTCGCCGCGCAGGCCGCGTCGCGCGCGCCGGCACGGCAGGCGGGCGCGGTCCTCACGACCTTCTACGCCGGGGCGAGCCTCGGCATCCTGCTGACCGGGCTGGGCCTGCCGCCCCTGCTGGCACGGCTGGGCGACGCGGGCTGGCGGTCCGGCTGGGCGGTCCTGGGGGGCGTGTCGCTGCTGGCGCTCGGTGCGGCGTGGCTCGCGAGTCGCGGGACGGGTGCGCGCGGCGGTCCCGTCGGGCCGGGCGTGCGCGCGGCGCAGCTGCGGCCGCTGCTGCGTTCGCTGCTCGCGTACGCCTGTTCGGGCCTGGGGTACGTGGCGTACACGACCTTCTCGGTCACGTACCTGCGGTCGCAGGGGGCGAGCACGGCGCAGGTGGCGCTGTTCTGGACGCTGCTGGGCTTCGCCGGTCTGGTGGCCCCGCTGCTGTGGAGTCGGCTGATGTCGCGCGTGTGGGGCGGCCGCACGATGGGCCTGCTGATGACGATCATGGCGCTCGGCGCGGCCCTGCCGGTGCTGAGTGCCGCGCCGGGCGTGGCGTTCGTGTCGGCGCTGCTGTTCGGTGCGACGTGCCTGAGCGTGGTGGCGTCCACCACGGCCCTCGCGCGGCAGAGCCTGCCGCCTGCCGTGTGGGGGGCGGGCGTGGCGACGTACACCATCACGTTCGCGGCGTTCCAGAGTCTGGGGCCGGTGCTGGCGGGCCTGCTCGCGGACGGCGGGGCGGGCGGTCTGCGGCTGGGTCTGGGCCTGTCGGCGCTGGTGCTGCTGGTGGGGGCCGGACTGGCCTTCAGTCAGCGGCGCGCCGAACCGGTCGATTGA
- the dnaA gene encoding chromosomal replication initiator protein DnaA yields the protein MSQEIWTDVLGYVRKNISEVEYHTWFAPVRPLGVQQGSLVLGVRNSFAQEWFRKHYLELLEDALRSMGAQQPQVSFQVLPAVQDAMMLPADPPPPPKSSTRGPRSAPERPAVTPTENRKSLNPKYIFENFVVGPNNNLAHAASLAVAESPGKAYNPLFIYGDVGLGKTHLMHAVGHYMSERYPDKRIEYVSTESFTNDLINAIREDKMTQFRNRYRSVDLLLVDDIQFLAGKERTQEEFFHTFNALYENHKQIILSSDRPPKDIQTLEGRLRSRFEWGLITDIQSPEFETRVAILKMNAEHHRMNIPQDVLELIARQVTSNIRELEGALMRVVAFASLNNVPFSRTVAAKALSNVFAPQEVKVEMADVLRAVAAQYNIPPEAIRGSGRVREVVTPRQVAMYLIRELTGHSLPEIGGFFGRDHSTVMHAISKVTEQLGKDSEMTEAVAFLKRRLQGLEGEELSS from the coding sequence ATCTCGCAGGAAATCTGGACGGACGTACTCGGTTACGTCCGCAAAAACATTTCGGAGGTGGAGTACCACACCTGGTTCGCCCCGGTGCGCCCGCTCGGCGTGCAGCAGGGCTCGCTGGTGCTCGGTGTCCGCAACTCCTTCGCCCAGGAATGGTTCCGCAAGCACTACCTGGAGCTGCTGGAGGACGCCCTGAGAAGCATGGGCGCGCAGCAGCCGCAGGTGAGCTTTCAGGTGCTGCCCGCCGTGCAGGACGCCATGATGCTGCCCGCCGACCCGCCGCCCCCACCCAAGAGCAGCACGCGCGGGCCGCGCAGCGCGCCGGAACGTCCGGCCGTGACGCCCACCGAGAACCGCAAGTCGCTCAACCCGAAGTACATCTTCGAGAACTTCGTGGTCGGCCCGAACAACAACCTCGCGCACGCCGCGTCGCTGGCCGTCGCCGAGAGTCCCGGCAAGGCGTACAACCCGCTCTTCATCTACGGGGACGTGGGGCTCGGCAAGACGCACCTGATGCACGCCGTCGGGCATTACATGTCGGAACGCTACCCCGACAAGCGCATCGAGTACGTGTCGACCGAGAGCTTCACGAACGACCTCATCAACGCGATCCGCGAGGACAAGATGACGCAGTTCAGGAACCGGTACCGCAGCGTGGACCTGCTGCTGGTGGACGACATCCAGTTCCTGGCCGGGAAGGAGCGCACGCAGGAGGAGTTCTTCCACACCTTCAACGCGCTGTACGAGAACCACAAGCAGATCATCCTCAGCTCCGACCGGCCGCCCAAGGACATCCAGACGCTGGAGGGCCGCCTGCGCAGCCGCTTCGAGTGGGGCCTGATCACGGACATCCAGAGCCCGGAGTTCGAGACGCGCGTGGCGATCCTGAAGATGAACGCCGAGCATCACCGCATGAACATCCCGCAGGACGTGCTGGAACTCATCGCGCGGCAGGTGACGAGCAACATCCGCGAGCTGGAGGGCGCGCTGATGCGGGTGGTGGCCTTCGCGAGCCTGAACAACGTGCCGTTCTCGCGCACGGTGGCGGCCAAGGCACTCTCGAACGTGTTCGCGCCGCAGGAAGTGAAGGTGGAGATGGCGGACGTGCTGCGGGCCGTGGCCGCGCAGTACAACATCCCGCCCGAGGCGATCCGGGGGTCCGGGCGGGTGCGTGAGGTGGTGACGCCGCGTCAGGTGGCGATGTACCTGATCCGTGAACTGACGGGGCATTCCCTGCCGGAGATCGGCGGGTTCTTCGGGCGGGATCACTCGACCGTGATGCACGCCATCAGCAAGGTGACGGAGCAGCTCGGCAAGGACAGCGAGATGACCGAGGCGGTGGCGTTCCTGAAGCGGCGACTGCAGGGGCTGGAAGGGGAGGAGCTGTCGTCCTGA
- the dnaN gene encoding DNA polymerase III subunit beta — translation MRAQVSKKTLSEGLGMLERVIPSRSSNPLLTAIKVDATERGLTLSGTNLEIDLSCFVPAEVQGPASFVAPAHLFAQIVRNLGGELVELELVGSELAVRASGSDFKLQTGDLQAYPELTFPGTADATLDSAELARSLSSVRYAASNEAFQAVFRGLKVEQHASKARVVASDGFRLALREFAVTGEPRSLIVPARSADELVRVLKDGQVGLSFGDGMLGVTTERVRMNVKLLDGDFPDYERVIPKDIKLRVLLPAAALKEAVSRVAVLADKNANNRVEFLISEGTLRLAAEGDYGRAQDTLAVTQDGSEPALSLGFNAKYVLDALGPIEGEAELLFSGSTSPAMFKGSGDAGYLAVVVPLRV, via the coding sequence ATGCGCGCGCAAGTCAGCAAGAAAACCCTCAGTGAAGGCCTGGGCATGCTCGAACGTGTCATTCCGAGCCGCAGCAGCAACCCCCTCCTGACCGCCATCAAGGTCGATGCGACCGAGCGCGGCCTGACGCTCAGCGGCACCAACCTCGAAATCGACCTGAGCTGCTTCGTGCCTGCCGAGGTGCAGGGACCGGCGTCGTTCGTGGCGCCCGCGCACCTGTTCGCGCAGATCGTCCGCAACCTCGGCGGCGAACTGGTGGAACTGGAACTGGTCGGCTCGGAACTCGCGGTGCGCGCCAGCGGGTCGGACTTCAAGCTGCAGACGGGCGACCTGCAGGCCTACCCGGAACTGACGTTCCCCGGCACGGCCGACGCCACGCTCGACAGCGCCGAACTGGCGCGCTCCCTGTCGAGCGTGCGGTACGCCGCGTCGAACGAGGCGTTCCAGGCGGTGTTCCGTGGCCTGAAGGTTGAGCAGCATGCCAGCAAGGCGCGCGTGGTCGCGTCGGACGGGTTCCGGCTGGCGCTGCGGGAGTTCGCGGTGACGGGCGAGCCGCGCAGCCTGATCGTTCCGGCACGCAGCGCGGACGAACTCGTGCGTGTCCTGAAGGACGGTCAGGTGGGCCTGAGCTTCGGGGACGGCATGCTGGGTGTGACGACCGAACGCGTCCGCATGAACGTCAAGCTGCTCGACGGGGACTTCCCGGACTACGAGCGCGTGATTCCCAAGGACATCAAGCTGCGGGTGCTGCTCCCGGCCGCCGCGCTGAAGGAGGCGGTGTCGCGCGTGGCGGTGCTGGCCGACAAGAACGCCAACAACCGCGTGGAGTTCCTGATCTCGGAAGGCACGCTGCGGCTGGCGGCCGAGGGGGATTACGGGCGCGCGCAGGACACGCTGGCCGTGACGCAGGACGGCAGCGAGCCCGCCCTGAGCCTGGGCTTCAACGCCAAGTACGTCCTCGACGCGCTGGGTCCCATCGAGGGTGAGGCGGAGCTGCTGTTCAGCGGCTCCACCAGCCCCGCCATGTTCAAGGGCAGCGGGGACGCGGGGTATCTGGCCGTGGTGGTGCCGCTGCGCGTCTGA
- a CDS encoding peroxiredoxin has translation MTHASPRTALTGQPAPDFTLPSSGGDPVTLSSYRGHKNVVLVFYPLDFSPVCSMQLPEYSGRQDDFGDAGAVVLGVNRDSVYAHRAWAAEYGIEVPLLADMNLKVAHEYGVAIDERGTSQRAVFVIDREGVVRFEYVEEKTGDYTLRPEQVLAKVREL, from the coding sequence ATGACGCACGCTTCCCCCAGAACCGCCCTGACAGGTCAGCCCGCCCCGGACTTCACGCTGCCGTCCTCGGGCGGCGACCCGGTCACGCTCAGCAGTTACCGGGGGCACAAGAACGTGGTGCTGGTCTTCTACCCGCTGGATTTCTCGCCGGTGTGCAGCATGCAGCTCCCGGAGTACTCGGGCCGTCAGGACGATTTCGGAGACGCGGGCGCCGTGGTGCTGGGCGTCAACCGGGACAGCGTGTACGCGCACCGCGCCTGGGCCGCCGAGTACGGCATCGAGGTGCCGCTGCTGGCCGACATGAACCTGAAGGTCGCGCACGAGTACGGCGTCGCCATCGACGAGCGCGGCACGAGCCAGCGCGCCGTGTTCGTCATCGACCGGGAGGGCGTGGTGCGCTTCGAGTACGTCGAGGAGAAGACCGGAGATTACACCCTGAGGCCCGAGCAGGTGCTCGCGAAGGTCCGCGAACTGTAA
- a CDS encoding penicillin acylase family protein yields the protein MRLLRGLGLLLFVLLLVVFAGVLYARKVSNPVVSGSVQLRGLTGNVTVTRDRWGVPHIRAQASDADALYALGFVHAQDRLWQMEFQRRVAQGRLSEVLGDAALPQDRFLRTWGFYRAAQSALPALSPRTRTLISAYTAGVNAAIAQDRLPLEFRLLRFRPERWTDVDSIAWSKLMAYDLGGNWDQELLGQRVVARLGAAGLDAVLPPYPAGGPTILSSQELGSTGHLGTPGTPRTGLAGVTLPAGAAAQLASQLAAARSLGFVNAPGKGSNDWVIGGQRTSTGKPILADDPHLGLSAPMLWYLADVQGPTLHAIGASIPGLPGIVIGRNERVAWGVTNVNPDVQDLFVEAPGAPLQSRTEVVRVKGKPDVKLTVQWSAHGPVVARSDEWGDRQSRAVTLQWTALETGDTTFDAFLGLNYARNWTEFRQALGSYVAPSQNFVYADVDGNIGYVAPGRVPVRTPGWDGSLPVPDDAAHRWTGYVPFSQLPQVYNPQDGLVVTANNRVAPDTYRPFLAGNRMWAEPYRAERILQLLNPGHPLSPADVAAAQLDTFSLVWRDLKPLLLATQPDGALSTQALALLRDWDGHETLQSVQASIFEAWLAQLQRMAQDELGTPAQPDATALTSVAVLAQLRQDGPLCRDTRAGVRDCAQELTRTLSAATADLAGRLGTDPARWAWGDLHRSYSKHGAFGGVSAIGWIWNRGLPTPGGTDTVDVARPEPGTFRQTHAPSYRQVIDLSNPNASRYIGTLGQGGNPIGSHYADLQRLWRDGQTIPMSSDPADWGRSETLNLRPAR from the coding sequence ATGCGCCTGCTTCGCGGACTTGGCCTGCTGCTCTTCGTTCTGCTTCTCGTCGTGTTCGCGGGCGTGCTGTACGCCCGCAAGGTCAGCAACCCGGTGGTGTCGGGCAGCGTGCAGCTGCGCGGCCTGACCGGCAACGTCACCGTCACGCGCGACCGCTGGGGCGTGCCGCACATCCGCGCGCAGGCGAGCGACGCGGACGCCCTGTACGCGCTGGGCTTCGTGCACGCGCAGGACCGCCTGTGGCAGATGGAGTTCCAGCGCCGCGTCGCGCAGGGGCGGCTGTCGGAGGTGCTGGGCGACGCGGCGCTCCCCCAGGACCGGTTCCTGCGCACGTGGGGGTTCTACCGGGCGGCGCAGTCGGCCCTCCCGGCCCTCAGTCCGCGCACGCGGACGCTGATCTCGGCGTACACGGCGGGCGTGAATGCCGCGATCGCGCAGGATCGCCTGCCGCTGGAGTTCCGGCTGCTGCGCTTCCGGCCGGAACGCTGGACGGACGTGGACAGCATCGCGTGGTCGAAGCTGATGGCGTACGACCTGGGCGGCAACTGGGATCAGGAACTGCTGGGGCAGCGGGTCGTGGCGCGGCTGGGCGCGGCGGGCCTGGACGCGGTGCTGCCCCCGTACCCGGCGGGCGGGCCAACCATCCTCAGCAGTCAGGAACTCGGCAGTACGGGCCACCTGGGCACGCCCGGCACGCCGCGCACGGGACTGGCCGGGGTGACGCTCCCGGCGGGCGCGGCCGCGCAGCTCGCGTCGCAGCTCGCGGCGGCACGCTCGCTCGGCTTCGTGAACGCGCCCGGCAAGGGCAGCAACGACTGGGTGATCGGCGGGCAGCGCACCAGCACCGGCAAGCCCATCCTGGCGGACGACCCGCACCTGGGCCTGTCCGCCCCGATGCTGTGGTACCTCGCGGACGTGCAGGGGCCGACGCTGCACGCCATCGGGGCGAGCATTCCGGGCCTGCCGGGCATCGTGATCGGCCGCAACGAGCGCGTCGCGTGGGGCGTCACGAACGTCAACCCGGACGTGCAGGACCTGTTCGTGGAGGCGCCCGGCGCGCCGCTGCAGTCCCGCACGGAAGTCGTCCGCGTCAAGGGGAAACCCGACGTGAAGCTCACCGTGCAGTGGAGCGCGCACGGGCCGGTCGTGGCGCGCAGCGACGAGTGGGGCGACAGGCAGTCGCGCGCCGTGACGCTGCAGTGGACGGCGCTGGAGACGGGCGACACCACCTTCGACGCCTTCCTCGGCCTGAACTACGCGCGCAACTGGACGGAGTTCCGGCAGGCGCTCGGCAGTTACGTCGCGCCGTCCCAGAACTTCGTGTACGCCGACGTGGACGGCAACATCGGCTACGTCGCGCCGGGCCGCGTGCCCGTCCGCACGCCCGGCTGGGACGGCAGCCTGCCCGTCCCGGACGACGCCGCGCACCGCTGGACCGGGTACGTGCCCTTCAGTCAGCTGCCGCAGGTGTACAACCCGCAGGACGGTCTGGTCGTCACCGCGAACAACCGGGTCGCGCCGGACACGTACCGGCCCTTCCTGGCCGGGAACCGCATGTGGGCCGAACCGTACCGCGCCGAACGCATCCTGCAGCTCCTGAACCCCGGTCATCCGCTCAGCCCGGCGGACGTGGCGGCCGCGCAGCTCGACACGTTCAGCCTCGTGTGGCGCGACCTGAAACCGTTGCTGCTCGCCACGCAGCCGGACGGCGCGCTGAGCACACAGGCGCTCGCCCTGCTGCGCGACTGGGACGGGCACGAGACACTGCAGAGCGTGCAGGCCAGCATCTTCGAGGCATGGCTGGCGCAGCTGCAGCGCATGGCGCAGGACGAGCTCGGCACGCCCGCCCAGCCGGACGCGACGGCCCTCACGTCCGTCGCGGTGCTCGCGCAGCTCCGGCAGGACGGCCCGCTGTGCCGCGACACCCGGGCGGGCGTCCGCGACTGCGCGCAGGAACTCACGCGGACCCTGTCGGCCGCCACCGCCGACCTCGCCGGGCGGCTCGGCACGGACCCCGCCCGCTGGGCCTGGGGCGACCTTCACCGCAGCTACAGCAAGCACGGCGCGTTCGGCGGGGTGAGCGCCATCGGCTGGATCTGGAACCGTGGCCTGCCCACGCCCGGCGGCACCGACACCGTCGACGTGGCCCGCCCGGAACCCGGCACCTTCCGGCAGACGCACGCGCCCAGCTACCGCCAGGTGATCGACCTGTCGAACCCGAACGCCAGCCGCTACATCGGCACGCTCGGACAGGGCGGGAACCCCATCGGGTCGCACTACGCGGACCTGCAGCGCCTGTGGCGCGACGGTCAGACCATCCCCATGAGCAGCGATCCCGCCGACTGGGGACGCAGCGAGACGCTGAACCTCCGCCCCGCCCGCTGA
- the glcF gene encoding glycolate oxidase subunit GlcF, whose translation MKNDIARAHPDAQGQLMAHAVDACVHCGFCLPACPTYQVLGDEMDSPRGRIILMKEVLEGTLPLFEATPHLDRCLGCVGCVTACPSGVPYGELITGFRGWSEPQRSRPVIQKLTRAAVLTMLPRPWLFRAGAQVGRFAKPLAPLLPQALRAPLDLLPGTVPPAQDTPAFTPAQGARRGRVAFLSGCAQQVLTPNFNAATVRVLARNGVEVTVPPAQGCCGAAAMHTGARSLALTQARRNLDAFDVQDVDAVVSNAAGCGAGLKEYPMLLAGEGERDESRAAALAGKVRDISVYLAELGERGGLEPFMPTSRPIRVAYHDACHLAHAQGVRAEPRALIRSIPGVTLLEVPQGDLCCGSAGTYNLEQPDLAGQLGDMKAKNVIATGADYVVSGNVGCHTQLQSHLARLGSDIRVLHTVEMLDLAYRGEL comes from the coding sequence TTGAAGAACGACATCGCCAGAGCACACCCGGACGCGCAGGGGCAACTGATGGCGCACGCGGTGGACGCCTGCGTGCACTGCGGGTTCTGCCTGCCCGCCTGCCCCACGTATCAGGTGCTGGGCGACGAGATGGACAGCCCGCGCGGCCGCATCATCCTGATGAAGGAGGTGCTGGAAGGCACCCTGCCGCTGTTCGAGGCGACGCCGCACCTGGACCGCTGCCTGGGCTGCGTGGGCTGCGTGACGGCCTGCCCGAGCGGCGTGCCGTACGGCGAGCTGATCACCGGGTTCCGTGGGTGGTCGGAGCCGCAGCGGTCCCGGCCCGTCATTCAGAAGCTCACGCGGGCCGCCGTGCTCACCATGCTGCCGCGCCCGTGGCTGTTCCGGGCGGGCGCGCAGGTGGGCCGCTTCGCCAAACCGCTCGCGCCGCTGCTGCCGCAGGCGCTGCGCGCCCCGCTCGACCTGCTGCCGGGAACCGTGCCGCCCGCGCAGGACACGCCCGCCTTCACGCCCGCGCAGGGGGCGCGCCGCGGGCGCGTGGCGTTCCTGAGCGGCTGCGCGCAGCAGGTGCTGACGCCCAACTTCAATGCGGCGACCGTGCGGGTCCTCGCGCGCAACGGCGTCGAGGTGACGGTGCCGCCCGCGCAGGGCTGCTGCGGCGCGGCCGCCATGCACACCGGCGCCCGCTCCCTCGCGCTCACGCAGGCGCGCCGCAACCTGGACGCCTTCGACGTGCAGGACGTGGACGCCGTCGTGTCCAACGCCGCCGGGTGCGGCGCGGGCCTGAAGGAGTACCCGATGCTGCTGGCCGGTGAGGGCGAGCGCGACGAGAGCCGCGCGGCGGCCCTGGCGGGCAAGGTGCGCGACATCAGCGTGTACCTCGCGGAACTCGGTGAGCGGGGTGGCCTGGAGCCGTTCATGCCGACCTCGCGGCCCATCCGGGTCGCGTACCACGACGCCTGCCACCTCGCGCACGCGCAGGGCGTGCGGGCCGAACCGCGCGCCCTGATCCGCAGCATCCCCGGCGTGACGCTGCTGGAAGTGCCGCAGGGCGACCTGTGCTGCGGGTCCGCCGGGACGTACAACCTCGAACAGCCGGACCTGGCCGGGCAGCTGGGCGACATGAAGGCGAAAAACGTGATCGCCACCGGCGCCGACTACGTGGTGAGCGGCAACGTCGGCTGCCACACGCAGCTGCAGAGTCACCTGGCGCGGCTGGGCAGCGATATCCGCGTGCTGCACACCGTCGAAATGCTGGACCTCGCGTACCGGGGCGAACTGTGA
- the ygfZ gene encoding CAF17-like 4Fe-4S cluster assembly/insertion protein YgfZ: MSRFTRLPSSALRLTGPDRLDFVQGQMTANVKAAPTPGMVPACFLNVRGQIEHFARVYRRADDLYLHLDDPGTPGEAAAQLAARLKKYIIFDQVEVQDVSGVLASVHVWDGVPQGWDPAGPDVQIFELGGGTVLAGRVNRTGVPGVDLHHLRAHEGTLLPLLGEEASADVLEAARIAAGISDVARDGWQGTLLQEVGLDDAISYRKGCYVGQEIMARLEARGNARHALARLAGEGLPAHADVLLGERVVGRTGASTGTLALARLRRDLPEGAELRVADVPARVVTDAVTP; encoded by the coding sequence ATGTCACGCTTCACCCGCCTTCCCTCCAGCGCCCTGCGGCTGACCGGCCCGGACCGCCTGGATTTCGTGCAGGGGCAGATGACGGCCAACGTCAAGGCCGCGCCCACGCCCGGCATGGTGCCCGCCTGCTTCCTGAACGTGCGCGGTCAGATCGAGCATTTCGCGCGCGTGTACCGCCGTGCGGACGACCTGTACCTGCACCTCGACGATCCCGGCACGCCGGGCGAGGCGGCCGCTCAGCTCGCCGCACGCCTGAAGAAGTACATCATCTTCGATCAGGTGGAGGTGCAGGACGTGAGCGGCGTCCTGGCGAGCGTGCACGTCTGGGACGGCGTGCCGCAGGGCTGGGACCCGGCCGGGCCGGACGTGCAGATCTTCGAGCTGGGCGGCGGGACGGTCCTGGCGGGCCGCGTGAACCGGACGGGCGTGCCGGGCGTGGACCTGCACCACCTGCGCGCGCACGAGGGGACGCTGCTGCCGCTGCTGGGCGAGGAGGCCAGCGCGGACGTGCTGGAGGCGGCCCGCATCGCGGCCGGGATCAGCGACGTGGCGCGCGACGGGTGGCAGGGCACGCTGCTGCAGGAGGTCGGGCTGGACGACGCCATCAGTTACCGCAAGGGCTGTTACGTGGGGCAGGAGATCATGGCGAGGCTGGAGGCGCGCGGCAACGCCCGTCACGCGCTCGCGCGGCTCGCGGGGGAGGGGCTGCCCGCGCACGCGGACGTGCTGCTCGGTGAGCGCGTGGTGGGCCGCACGGGCGCGAGCACCGGCACGCTGGCCCTGGCGCGGCTGCGGCGCGACCTGCCGGAAGGGGCGGAGCTGCGCGTCGCGGACGTGCCTGCACGCGTCGTGACGGACGCCGTCACGCCCTGA
- a CDS encoding DUF4394 domain-containing protein — MRHPIMIAALTLTLAACTQASVPPAGTLAYGLNASGQLVTFGLDNAGSSATTRSVTGLGSDTLADLDFNPANGALYAFATSGNVYTVDPATGAATLNTTPLSTVAPRVTDFNPAANRVRVIGASASNARLTVDPGPSTSPKGTVTTDGTLAYAATDTNAGKTPNVLGAAYTNSALNGGTLPASTLLYSVDATTNTLDLHSTAPGTAAGNFNTLGTVGALGVTLGSSVGFDIVTRGGMNTAYLVNGSTLYTVNLMTGAATQIATLSTPLKALAVTLSAQ, encoded by the coding sequence ATGCGTCACCCCATCATGATCGCCGCCCTGACCCTCACCCTCGCCGCCTGCACCCAGGCCAGCGTCCCGCCCGCCGGGACCCTCGCGTACGGCCTGAACGCCAGCGGCCAGCTCGTCACCTTCGGCCTTGATAATGCGGGCAGCAGCGCCACCACCCGCAGCGTGACCGGCCTGGGCAGCGACACCCTCGCCGACCTGGACTTCAACCCCGCCAACGGCGCCCTGTACGCCTTCGCGACCTCCGGCAACGTCTACACCGTCGATCCTGCCACCGGCGCCGCGACCCTCAACACCACGCCCCTGAGCACCGTCGCGCCCCGCGTGACGGACTTCAACCCCGCCGCGAACCGCGTGCGCGTGATCGGCGCGTCCGCCAGCAACGCCCGCCTGACCGTCGACCCCGGCCCCAGCACCTCCCCCAAGGGCACCGTGACGACCGACGGCACCCTCGCGTACGCCGCCACCGACACCAACGCCGGCAAGACCCCCAACGTGCTGGGCGCGGCATACACGAACAGTGCGCTGAACGGCGGCACGCTGCCCGCCAGCACCCTTCTGTACAGCGTGGACGCCACCACCAACACCCTCGACCTGCACAGCACCGCTCCCGGCACCGCCGCCGGGAACTTCAACACGCTCGGCACGGTCGGCGCGCTCGGCGTGACGCTCGGCAGCAGCGTCGGCTTCGACATCGTCACCAGGGGCGGCATGAATACCGCGTACCTCGTGAACGGCAGCACCCTGTACACCGTGAACCTCATGACGGGCGCCGCCACGCAGATCGCCACGCTCAGCACGCCGCTCAAGGCGCTCGCCGTCACGCTCAGCGCGCAGTAA
- the eno gene encoding phosphopyruvate hydratase: MKIDSIIAREVLDSRGNPTVEAEVTLESGYLGRAIVPSGASTGSHEALELRDGGDRYLGKGVLKAVKNVNEIIAPALLGMDATEQGLIDHAMLDLDGTGNKAKLGGNAILAVSLATARAAAEGLGLPLYRYLGGSNARTLPVPMMNVINGGAHADNSVDFQEFMVMPVGAPTFREALRYGAETFHALKKVLSGRGYNTNVGDEGGFAPDLGSNEEALEVLLEAIQKAGYEPGKDIMIALDPAVTELYKDGKYHLESEGRTLSSEEMVDFWADWSSRYPIISIEDGLSEDDWDGWKLLTDTIGDRVQLVGDDLFVTNPERLGRGIDTGVGNAILVKVNQIGTLTESMDAIELAKRNRYGTIISHRSGESEDAFIADLAVATNAGQIKTGSASRSDRIAKYNQLLRIEDQLGGAAQFLGRKALNK; encoded by the coding sequence ATGAAAATTGACAGCATCATCGCCCGTGAAGTGCTCGACAGCCGTGGCAACCCCACCGTCGAGGCGGAAGTGACCCTGGAGAGCGGCTACCTGGGCCGCGCCATCGTGCCCTCGGGCGCCAGCACCGGCAGCCACGAGGCGCTCGAACTGCGCGACGGAGGCGACCGCTACCTCGGCAAGGGCGTCCTGAAGGCCGTCAAGAACGTCAACGAGATCATCGCGCCCGCGCTGCTCGGCATGGACGCCACCGAACAGGGCCTCATCGACCACGCGATGCTGGACCTCGACGGGACCGGCAACAAGGCCAAACTGGGCGGCAACGCCATCCTGGCCGTGTCGCTCGCCACCGCCCGCGCCGCCGCCGAAGGCCTCGGCCTGCCGCTCTACCGCTACCTGGGCGGCAGCAACGCCCGCACCCTGCCCGTCCCGATGATGAACGTCATCAACGGCGGCGCGCACGCCGACAACAGCGTCGACTTCCAGGAATTCATGGTCATGCCGGTCGGCGCGCCCACCTTCCGCGAAGCGCTCCGCTACGGCGCCGAGACCTTCCACGCCCTCAAGAAGGTGCTGTCGGGCCGCGGCTACAACACCAACGTCGGTGACGAGGGCGGCTTCGCGCCGGACCTCGGCAGCAACGAGGAAGCCCTCGAAGTGCTGCTGGAAGCCATCCAGAAGGCCGGGTACGAGCCGGGCAAGGACATCATGATCGCCCTCGACCCCGCCGTCACCGAGCTGTACAAGGACGGCAAGTACCACCTGGAGAGCGAGGGCCGCACCCTGTCCAGCGAGGAGATGGTGGACTTCTGGGCCGACTGGAGCAGCCGCTACCCGATCATCAGCATCGAGGACGGCCTGAGCGAGGACGACTGGGACGGCTGGAAGCTCCTCACCGACACCATCGGTGACCGCGTGCAGCTGGTCGGCGACGACCTGTTCGTCACGAACCCCGAGCGTCTGGGGCGCGGCATCGACACCGGCGTCGGCAACGCCATCCTCGTGAAGGTCAACCAGATCGGCACGCTCACCGAGAGCATGGACGCCATCGAACTCGCCAAGCGCAACCGGTACGGCACGATCATCAGCCACCGCAGCGGCGAGAGCGAGGACGCGTTCATCGCGGACCTGGCGGTCGCCACCAACGCCGGGCAGATCAAGACCGGCAGCGCCAGCCGCAGCGACCGCATCGCGAAGTACAACCAGCTGCTGCGCATCGAGGATCAGCTGGGAGGCGCGGCGCAATT